One segment of Anguilla anguilla isolate fAngAng1 chromosome 1, fAngAng1.pri, whole genome shotgun sequence DNA contains the following:
- the med6 gene encoding mediator of RNA polymerase II transcription subunit 6 isoform X2 gives MASVDLRDNLLGISWVDSGWPILNPGNVLDYFSERSNPFYDRTCNNEVVKMQRLSLDHLKQMVGVEYTLHYAQEPILYIIRKQQRQSPNQVIPLSDYYIIAGVVYQAPDLGSVIGSRVLSAIHGIQSAFDEAMSYCRYHSSKGYWWHFKDQEEREKTKPKSKKKEEPSSLFQRQRVDTLLLDLRQKFPPTFYQVL, from the exons ATGGCGTCGGTAGATCTGAGAG ACAACCTCCTCGGAATTTCGTGGGTTGACAGTGGATGGCCAATCCTCAACCCCGGCAATGTGCTTGATTACTTTTCCGAGAGAAGCAACCCATTCTACGATCGCACATGCAACAATGAGGTGGTCAAGATGCAGCGACTCTCGCTCGACCATCTGAA gcAAATGGTGGGAGTGGAGTACACCCTTCATTATGCTCAGGAGCCCATCCTCTACATCATTCGTAAGCAGCAAAGGCAGTCTCCTAATCAAG TCATCCCCTTATCTGATTACTACATCATTGCCGGGGTAGTGTATCAGGCTCCAGACCTGGGCTCTGTCATTGGCTCCAGAGTG CTGTCTGCCATCCACGGAATCCAGTCCGCCTTTGACGAGGCCATGTCTTACTGTCGCTACCACTCCTCCAAAGGGTACTGGTGGCACTTCAAGGACCAGGAGGAAAGAG AAAAGACCAAGCCAAAGTCCAAGAAGAAGGAGGAGCCCAGCTCCCTGTTTCAGAGACAAAGGGTCGACACGCTGCTGCTGGATCTCAGACAGAAGTTTCCCCCAACTTTCTATCAGGTGCTGTGA
- the LOC118220426 gene encoding tetratricopeptide repeat protein 9A — protein sequence MNQNRVGHDGNSSRIDGNGTDGSIGGSNIGGTSRLQHYGQPQSCRTRDVRAQQQVRTHIGSVVKQPPHSEPADLVRRALDFKTQGTQCYKDKKYREAIGKYHRALLEMKGLCRVFGDPDASCKSPSSTLATISKTPLTDEQKGAMENAELECYNSLAACLLQMELVNYERVKEYCLKVLRKEGENFKALYRSGVAYYHLGDFQKALHYLKESHKQQPSDTNVIRYIQLTEMKIRRSAQREKEAL from the exons ATGAATCAAAATCGGGTTGGACACGATGGGAATTCGAGCAGAATAGATGGCAATGGAACCGATGGCAGTATCGGCGGCAGCAACATCGGTGGTACCTCCAGGCTTCAGCACTACGGTCAGCCTCAAAGTTGCCGGACCAGAGACGTGCGCGCCCAGCAGCAGGTTCGAACGCACATCGGTTCAGTCGTGAAACAGCCGCCGCATTCCGAACCTGCGGACTTAGTCAGACGTGCTTTGGACTTCAAGACACAGGGAACCCAGTGCTACAAGGATAAAAAATACAGGGAGGCGATAGGCAAGTACCACCGGGCGCTGCTCGAAATGAAGGGGCTGTGTCGGGTATTTGGAGACCCCGATGCCAGCTGCAAGTCGCCCTCTTCTACACTGGCAACTATAAGTAAGACACCGCTAACGGATGAACAAAAGGGTGCCATGGAGAACGCCGAGCTCGAATGCTACAACAGTCTGGCAG CGTGCCTGTTGCAGATGGAGCTTGTGAACTATGAGCGCGTGAAAGAGTACTGTCTGAAGGTGTTACGGAAAGAAGGGGAGAACTTCAAAGCATTGTACCGTTCCGGGGTCGCCTACTACCACCTGGGGGACTTTCAAAAGGCCCTACACTACCTGAAAGAGTCGCATAAACAGCAACCATCAG ACACCAACGTTATCCGCTACATCCAGTTGACAGAGATGAAGATCCGCCGTAGTGCTCAAAGGGAGAAAGAGGCCTTGTAA
- the med6 gene encoding mediator of RNA polymerase II transcription subunit 6 isoform X1 — MASVDLRDNLLGISWVDSGWPILNPGNVLDYFSERSNPFYDRTCNNEVVKMQRLSLDHLKQMVGVEYTLHYAQEPILYIIRKQQRQSPNQVIPLSDYYIIAGVVYQAPDLGSVIGSRVLSAIHGIQSAFDEAMSYCRYHSSKGYWWHFKDQEEREKTKPKSKKKEEPSSLFQRQRVDTLLLDLRQKFPPTFYQPKPGEKPIPVEVKKEPEPPVESVKQEEREPAAKAPAPTPPAKPPPEKRARLQ; from the exons ATGGCGTCGGTAGATCTGAGAG ACAACCTCCTCGGAATTTCGTGGGTTGACAGTGGATGGCCAATCCTCAACCCCGGCAATGTGCTTGATTACTTTTCCGAGAGAAGCAACCCATTCTACGATCGCACATGCAACAATGAGGTGGTCAAGATGCAGCGACTCTCGCTCGACCATCTGAA gcAAATGGTGGGAGTGGAGTACACCCTTCATTATGCTCAGGAGCCCATCCTCTACATCATTCGTAAGCAGCAAAGGCAGTCTCCTAATCAAG TCATCCCCTTATCTGATTACTACATCATTGCCGGGGTAGTGTATCAGGCTCCAGACCTGGGCTCTGTCATTGGCTCCAGAGTG CTGTCTGCCATCCACGGAATCCAGTCCGCCTTTGACGAGGCCATGTCTTACTGTCGCTACCACTCCTCCAAAGGGTACTGGTGGCACTTCAAGGACCAGGAGGAAAGAG AAAAGACCAAGCCAAAGTCCAAGAAGAAGGAGGAGCCCAGCTCCCTGTTTCAGAGACAAAGGGTCGACACGCTGCTGCTGGATCTCAGACAGAAGTTTCCCCCAACTTTCTATCAG CCCAAGCCAGGAGAAAAGCCAATTCCAG tGGAGGTGAAGAAAGAGCCGGAGCCGCCCGTGGAGTCAGTGAAGCAGGAGGAGCGGGAGCCGGCGGCCAAGgctcccgcccccaccccgcccgccAAGCCCCCCCCGGAGAAACGAGCGCGGCTGCAGTGA